A stretch of Arthrobacter sunyaminii DNA encodes these proteins:
- a CDS encoding phosphoglycerate kinase, with protein sequence MTVKTLEELINDGVDGRYVLVRSDLNVPLDNGTVADDGRIRASIPTLQKLVEHGAKVIVMAHLGRPKGTPDEKYSLQPAADRLDELAPFPVEFAADVVGESAHALAGSLAAGSVLVLQNIRFDPRETSKNDDERLALARELAGLTGDNGAYVDDAFGAVHRKHASVYDIAEILPAYEGDLVHTEVEVLKRLTENPEQPYVVVLGGSKVSDKLAVIENLMERADYLLVGGGMVFTFLAAQGYNVGASLLESDQIEKVKGYLSRAKEVGCEFVLPTDIVVADKFAADADVDVVPADAMESSRFGASGIGLDIGPDSAAAFAEKIGSGRTIFWNGPMGVFEFDAFANGTRTVAQALKDSSGFSVVGGGDSASAVRKLGFSDSDFGHISTGGGASLEYLEGKKLPGLTVLNQ encoded by the coding sequence ATGACAGTCAAGACTCTTGAGGAACTGATCAACGACGGCGTCGATGGTCGGTATGTGCTGGTCCGCTCGGACCTGAATGTGCCGCTGGACAACGGCACTGTGGCCGACGACGGACGCATCCGTGCGTCCATCCCGACCCTTCAGAAACTGGTGGAACACGGCGCCAAGGTGATCGTCATGGCGCACCTGGGACGGCCCAAGGGTACACCGGATGAAAAGTACTCGCTGCAGCCCGCCGCGGATCGGCTGGACGAGCTCGCACCGTTCCCGGTCGAGTTCGCCGCCGACGTGGTGGGGGAGAGTGCGCATGCGCTGGCGGGTTCCCTGGCAGCCGGCTCAGTCCTGGTGCTGCAGAACATCCGCTTCGATCCGCGCGAAACGTCCAAGAACGACGACGAGAGACTGGCCCTCGCACGTGAACTGGCCGGGCTCACCGGAGACAACGGCGCCTACGTTGACGATGCCTTCGGTGCCGTACACCGCAAGCACGCCAGTGTGTACGACATTGCGGAGATCCTCCCCGCGTACGAGGGCGACCTGGTGCACACCGAGGTTGAGGTACTCAAACGGCTTACCGAAAACCCCGAGCAGCCCTACGTCGTCGTTCTCGGCGGTTCAAAGGTTTCGGACAAACTGGCCGTCATCGAGAACCTCATGGAACGCGCCGACTACCTGCTGGTTGGCGGCGGAATGGTCTTTACCTTCCTGGCCGCCCAGGGCTACAACGTCGGGGCGTCGCTGCTGGAGTCGGACCAGATCGAGAAGGTCAAGGGTTACCTCAGCCGCGCCAAGGAGGTCGGCTGCGAGTTTGTGCTTCCCACCGACATCGTGGTGGCGGACAAGTTCGCTGCTGACGCCGACGTCGACGTGGTTCCTGCCGATGCAATGGAGAGCAGCCGGTTTGGTGCCTCCGGCATCGGCCTGGACATCGGCCCGGATTCAGCCGCGGCCTTCGCCGAGAAGATCGGTTCGGGCCGGACCATTTTCTGGAACGGCCCCATGGGCGTGTTCGAGTTTGATGCGTTTGCCAACGGCACCCGCACGGTTGCGCAGGCGCTGAAGGACTCCTCCGGTTTTTCCGTGGTTGGTGGCGGCGACTCCGCGTCGGCTGTCCGGAAGCTTGGCTTCAGCGACAGCGACTTCGGGCACATCTCCACCGGCGGCGGCGCTTCCCTGGAGTACCTGGAAGGCAAGAAACTGCCGGGCCTGACGGTCCTGAACCAGTAA
- the gap gene encoding type I glyceraldehyde-3-phosphate dehydrogenase has translation MTTRVGINGFGRIGRNYFRAALEQNADLDIVAVNDLTSPETLAHLLKYDSVTGRIGTDVEVQGGDLVVGGKTIKVLAERDPSNLPWKDLGVDIVIESTGFFTKAEDAKKHLDAGAKKVLISAPGKGADRTIVMGVNDSEYNPATDNIVSNASCTTNCLAPLAKVINDAFGIERGLMTTVHAYTADQNLQDGPHRDLRRARAAALNIVPTTTGAAKAIGLVIPELDGKLDGFALRVPVPTGSVTDLTVTLAKEASVEQINEAYKAASDGALNGYLRYTDEPLVSSDIVTDPASCIFDSGLTRVMGNEVKVVGWYDNEWGYSCRMVDLTKLVASKL, from the coding sequence GTGACTACTCGTGTTGGAATCAACGGCTTCGGACGCATCGGTCGAAACTACTTCCGCGCAGCACTGGAGCAGAACGCCGACCTCGACATCGTGGCCGTCAACGACCTCACCAGCCCCGAAACCCTTGCCCACCTCCTGAAGTACGACTCCGTGACCGGCCGCATCGGTACTGATGTGGAAGTGCAGGGCGGAGACCTGGTTGTTGGCGGAAAAACCATCAAGGTCCTCGCCGAGCGGGACCCCTCAAACCTCCCGTGGAAGGACCTTGGGGTTGACATCGTCATCGAGTCCACCGGGTTCTTCACCAAAGCCGAGGACGCCAAGAAGCACCTCGACGCCGGAGCCAAGAAGGTCCTGATTTCCGCTCCGGGCAAGGGAGCGGACCGCACCATCGTCATGGGTGTGAATGACAGCGAATACAATCCGGCCACCGACAACATCGTGTCCAACGCTTCCTGCACCACCAACTGCCTGGCACCGCTGGCCAAGGTCATCAACGACGCGTTCGGCATAGAACGCGGGCTCATGACCACCGTCCACGCCTACACCGCGGACCAGAACCTCCAGGACGGCCCGCACCGGGACCTTCGCAGGGCCCGTGCCGCGGCGCTGAACATCGTGCCCACAACCACGGGTGCCGCCAAGGCAATCGGCCTCGTCATCCCGGAACTCGACGGTAAACTGGACGGCTTTGCCCTCCGGGTGCCGGTTCCCACCGGGTCCGTCACCGACCTCACGGTGACCCTCGCGAAGGAAGCCAGCGTCGAGCAGATCAACGAGGCGTACAAGGCTGCCAGCGACGGCGCCCTGAACGGCTACCTCCGGTACACCGATGAGCCGCTGGTGTCCTCGGACATCGTGACGGATCCGGCCTCCTGCATCTTCGATTCGGGGCTGACCCGCGTCATGGGCAACGAGGTCAAGGTGGTCGGCTGGTATGACAACGAGTGGGGCTACTCCTGCCGCATGGTGGACCTGACCAAGCTGGTTGCCTCCAAGCTGTAA
- a CDS encoding superoxide dismutase: MNEYTLPELPYDYAALEPNISARIMELHHDKHHATYVAGANTALAQMAEAREKGDFATIPKLSKDLAFHVGGHVNHSIFWNNLSPEGGDKPVGELAAAIDDFFGSFDAFRGQFTAAATSLQGSGWALLAYEPLGKNLVIEQLYDQQGNVPVGTIPLLMLDMWEHAFYLDYVNVKADYVKAFWNIVNWADVATRFDAARNGAHSLVLPA; the protein is encoded by the coding sequence GTGAACGAATACACACTGCCGGAACTTCCCTACGATTACGCCGCGCTGGAGCCCAACATCTCCGCCCGCATCATGGAGCTTCACCACGACAAGCACCACGCGACGTACGTTGCCGGAGCCAACACGGCGCTGGCGCAGATGGCTGAAGCGCGTGAAAAGGGCGACTTCGCAACCATCCCGAAGCTTTCCAAGGACCTGGCTTTCCACGTTGGCGGCCACGTCAACCACAGCATCTTCTGGAACAACCTCTCTCCCGAGGGCGGCGACAAGCCGGTCGGCGAACTCGCAGCAGCCATTGACGATTTCTTCGGCTCCTTCGACGCGTTCCGCGGCCAGTTCACCGCTGCCGCAACCTCGCTTCAGGGTTCCGGCTGGGCCCTGCTGGCCTATGAGCCGCTTGGCAAGAACCTCGTCATCGAGCAGCTCTACGACCAGCAGGGCAACGTCCCGGTTGGCACCATCCCGCTGCTGATGCTGGACATGTGGGAGCATGCCTTCTACCTCGACTACGTCAACGTGAAGGCAGACTACGTCAAGGCTTTCTGGAACATCGTTAACTGGGCAGATGTCGCCACACGGTTCGATGCCGCCCGCAACGGTGCCCACTCGCTGGTGCTGCCCGCGTAA
- the whiA gene encoding DNA-binding protein WhiA: MALTAAVKEELSRLDVKKSSVRKAEVSALLRFAGGLHIISGRIVIEAEVDLASTARRLRAAIAEVYGHAADIIVVSGGGLRRGNRYVVRVVKDGESLARQTGLLDARGRPVRGLPSVVVNGSAADAEAVWRGAFLAHGSLTEPGRSSSLEVTCPGPEAALALVGAARRIGIAAKAREVRGIDRVVIRDGDTIAALLTRMGAHDALMVWEERRMRKEVRATANRLANFDDANLRRSAQAAVAAGARVDRALDILGDDVPDHLRYAGELRVAHKQASLDELGHLADPPMTKDAIAGRIRRLLAMADKRAAELGIPGTEANVTPEMLDE, encoded by the coding sequence GTGGCGTTGACCGCAGCAGTAAAAGAGGAACTTTCACGCCTGGACGTGAAAAAGTCCTCCGTCCGCAAAGCGGAAGTATCGGCCTTGCTGCGATTCGCCGGAGGACTGCACATCATCTCCGGCCGCATTGTGATTGAAGCAGAAGTGGACCTGGCGTCCACGGCCCGGCGGCTTCGGGCCGCCATCGCCGAGGTGTACGGGCACGCCGCGGACATCATTGTCGTGTCCGGAGGGGGCCTGCGCCGCGGCAACCGGTACGTGGTGCGCGTGGTCAAGGACGGTGAATCCCTGGCCCGCCAGACCGGCCTCCTGGACGCCCGCGGGCGCCCCGTCCGGGGCCTGCCCTCTGTGGTGGTCAACGGCTCCGCAGCCGACGCCGAGGCCGTATGGCGCGGTGCGTTCCTGGCCCACGGTTCACTGACTGAGCCGGGCCGCTCCTCCTCCCTGGAAGTCACCTGTCCCGGCCCCGAGGCAGCACTGGCGCTGGTGGGCGCCGCCCGCCGGATCGGCATCGCCGCCAAGGCGCGGGAAGTCCGCGGCATCGACCGGGTCGTGATCCGCGACGGCGACACCATTGCCGCCCTGCTCACCCGCATGGGCGCCCACGACGCCCTGATGGTGTGGGAAGAGCGCCGCATGCGCAAGGAAGTCCGCGCCACGGCAAACCGGCTGGCAAACTTCGACGACGCCAACCTGCGCCGCTCGGCGCAGGCCGCCGTTGCCGCCGGTGCCCGGGTGGACCGGGCGCTGGACATCCTGGGCGATGACGTTCCGGATCATCTGCGCTATGCCGGGGAGCTGCGCGTGGCGCACAAGCAGGCGTCCCTGGACGAACTGGGACACCTGGCTGATCCACCCATGACCAAGGACGCCATCGCCGGCCGGATCCGCCGCCTGCTGGCCATGGCCGATAAGCGGGCAGCTGAATTGGGCATACCCGGCACTGAGGCCAATGTGACTCCTGAGATGCTTGACGAGTAG
- a CDS encoding gluconeogenesis factor YvcK family protein — translation MNFLTGSLPIVPQPAADRGTGGQDSRAVVALGGGHGLSASLSALRLLTTDLTAIVTVADDGGSSGRLREELGVLPPGDLRMALAALCDDTDWGRTWRDVMQHRFQSRPGVTGSLDNHALGNLLIVTLWELLGDPVAGLQWAGALLGARGQVLPMSTEPLTIEGDVQRRPEHGGRLELVTGQARLAAAGVRGKVSEVRLTPADAPACPEALAAIERADWIILGPGSWYTSVLPHLMLPDLRNALCRSTAKVCLTMNLSNETKETTGMSALDHLAEIRRYAPELKVDAVLADPGVIEDPDAFSDAVAGMGGRPVFGKVGSATGRPIHDPLRLATAYHDIFGEN, via the coding sequence ATGAACTTCCTGACCGGATCCCTGCCCATCGTTCCCCAGCCCGCAGCGGACCGGGGAACGGGCGGACAGGATTCCCGGGCCGTGGTGGCCCTGGGCGGCGGGCACGGGCTGTCTGCGTCGCTTTCCGCGCTTCGCCTGCTGACCACCGACTTGACGGCGATTGTCACAGTGGCCGACGACGGCGGATCCTCCGGCCGCCTGCGCGAAGAGCTGGGCGTCCTCCCGCCGGGAGACCTGCGCATGGCCCTTGCCGCCCTGTGCGATGACACGGACTGGGGCCGCACCTGGCGCGATGTCATGCAGCACCGCTTCCAGTCCCGGCCCGGCGTGACCGGTTCGCTGGACAACCATGCCCTGGGCAACCTCCTGATCGTGACCCTGTGGGAGCTTCTGGGGGACCCGGTGGCCGGCCTGCAGTGGGCCGGAGCGTTGCTGGGGGCCCGTGGCCAGGTCCTTCCCATGTCCACTGAGCCCCTCACCATTGAAGGCGACGTTCAGCGCCGCCCGGAACACGGCGGACGGTTGGAACTGGTCACCGGGCAGGCCCGGCTTGCCGCTGCCGGTGTCCGGGGAAAGGTCAGCGAAGTTCGGCTGACCCCGGCGGATGCTCCGGCCTGTCCGGAAGCCCTGGCGGCCATCGAACGGGCCGACTGGATCATCCTGGGTCCGGGGTCCTGGTACACCTCCGTACTTCCGCATTTGATGCTGCCGGACCTGCGGAACGCGCTGTGCCGCAGCACCGCCAAGGTGTGCCTGACCATGAACCTCAGCAATGAAACCAAGGAAACAACGGGCATGTCGGCGCTGGACCATCTGGCGGAAATCCGGCGGTACGCTCCGGAACTCAAGGTCGATGCTGTGCTGGCGGATCCCGGCGTGATCGAGGATCCGGACGCCTTCAGCGACGCCGTCGCCGGCATGGGCGGACGGCCTGTCTTCGGTAAGGTGGGGTCTGCGACGGGGCGGCCGATCCATGATCCGCTGCGCCTGGCAACCGCGTACCACGATATCTTTGGGGAGAACTAG
- the rapZ gene encoding RNase adapter RapZ: protein MMEQDALTPVKPAESELLVVTGMSGAGRSTAANALEDHGWYVVENLPPLMLGTLTELVSRMPHSIPKLAVVIDVRSKELFQDIREALSGLRAAGVSYRLLFLDAEDDTLVRRFEQGRRPHPLQENGSILDGIAAEREVLKELRASSDVIVDTSKLNVHALATTITELFTESGPIVLRLNVMSFGFKYGLPVDANYVADVRFIPNPHWVPQLRPHTGLDTDVRDYVLGAHGTRDFLDRYVEALEPVIDGYRRENKHYATIAVGCTGGKHRSVAVTEELAKRLAQLPHVTVSAHHRDLGRE, encoded by the coding sequence ATGATGGAACAGGACGCGCTGACCCCGGTCAAGCCCGCCGAATCGGAGCTGCTGGTGGTCACCGGCATGTCCGGTGCCGGACGCAGCACGGCCGCCAATGCACTCGAGGACCATGGCTGGTATGTGGTGGAGAACCTGCCGCCGCTGATGCTGGGAACCCTGACCGAGCTTGTTTCCCGCATGCCGCATTCCATTCCCAAGCTGGCCGTGGTCATAGATGTCCGCAGCAAGGAATTGTTCCAGGACATCAGGGAAGCCCTGAGCGGGCTTCGCGCCGCCGGTGTTTCTTACCGGCTGCTTTTCCTCGATGCCGAGGATGACACCCTGGTCCGCCGCTTCGAGCAGGGGCGCCGCCCCCACCCGCTGCAGGAAAACGGCAGCATCCTCGACGGCATTGCGGCCGAGCGCGAGGTGCTGAAGGAGCTGCGGGCCTCTTCCGACGTCATCGTCGATACTTCCAAGCTCAACGTGCATGCCCTTGCCACCACGATCACCGAACTCTTCACCGAATCCGGTCCAATTGTGCTGCGCCTGAACGTCATGAGCTTCGGTTTCAAGTACGGCCTCCCCGTGGACGCCAACTACGTGGCCGATGTACGGTTCATCCCCAATCCGCACTGGGTTCCCCAGCTGCGGCCCCACACGGGTCTGGATACCGACGTGCGGGACTACGTCCTGGGTGCCCACGGCACGCGTGACTTCCTGGACCGCTATGTGGAGGCACTCGAACCGGTCATCGACGGATACCGCCGGGAGAACAAGCACTATGCCACCATCGCCGTGGGCTGCACCGGCGGCAAGCACCGCTCCGTTGCCGTGACTGAGGAACTGGCCAAGCGCCTCGCCCAGCTGCCGCACGTCACCGTCAGCGCCCACCACCGTGATCTCGGGCGCGAGTAG
- the uvrC gene encoding excinuclease ABC subunit UvrC, with translation MADPATYRPKTGEIPTAPGVYRFRDEHGRVIYVGKAKNLRSRLNSYFANPRGLLPKTRAMVHTAASVEWTVVGTELEALQLEYTWIKEFNPRFNIMFRDDKSYPYLAVTMGEKYPRAQVMRGDRRKDTRYFGPFYPAKAIRETLDTLLRVFPVRTCSSGVFKRAERTGRPCLLGYIDKCSAPCVGRISAEDHRQLAAELCDFMSGEGKRFISSLEKEMQAAVAELDYETAARLRDDISALRKVFERNNVVLSEDTDADIFALEEDELEASAQVFHVRGGRIRGQRGWVVEKVEDNDTADLVEHLIQQVYGEANSTDRIPRQVLVPVLPPNSDELAEWLGGLRGAKVDIRVPQRGDKKALMETVARNASDALRLHKSRRAGDITTRSAALQELQEALDLPVALLRIECYDISHVSGTNVVASMVVAEDGLPKKSDYRKFSITGDAARDDTSAMYNVISRRFRNYLAENADPAADPDARPEVPAGLPADRAGTDVQPLTDTLTAAPKGKFAYPPNLVVVDGGQPQVAAASRALADLGITDIYVVGLAKRLEEVWLPDSDFPVILPRASEALFLLQRIRDEAHRFAITFHRQKRAKSMTASLLDEISGLGPAKRTALLKEFGSVKKLRAASVEDLQRVPGIGPALAASVHAQLTAKTAEADAPAVNMTTGEILET, from the coding sequence GTGGCAGATCCAGCAACATACCGGCCGAAAACAGGGGAAATCCCCACCGCTCCAGGCGTTTACCGTTTCCGTGACGAACACGGCCGGGTCATCTATGTAGGCAAGGCCAAGAACCTCCGCTCCCGCTTGAATTCCTACTTTGCCAATCCCCGCGGTTTGCTGCCCAAGACCCGGGCCATGGTCCACACCGCTGCCAGCGTGGAATGGACGGTGGTAGGCACCGAGCTTGAGGCTTTGCAGCTCGAGTACACCTGGATCAAGGAATTCAACCCCCGGTTCAACATCATGTTCCGGGATGACAAGTCCTATCCCTACCTCGCCGTCACCATGGGGGAGAAGTATCCCCGGGCCCAGGTCATGCGCGGTGACCGCCGGAAGGACACCCGATACTTCGGGCCTTTCTATCCCGCCAAGGCCATCCGCGAAACCCTGGACACCCTGCTGCGGGTTTTCCCTGTCCGCACCTGCAGCTCCGGCGTCTTCAAGCGTGCCGAGCGCACAGGACGGCCCTGCCTGCTCGGGTACATCGACAAGTGCTCGGCGCCGTGCGTTGGCCGGATCAGTGCCGAGGACCACCGTCAGCTGGCCGCGGAGCTGTGCGACTTCATGTCCGGTGAGGGCAAACGCTTCATCTCTTCCCTGGAAAAGGAGATGCAGGCCGCCGTTGCCGAACTGGACTATGAAACCGCGGCCCGTCTCCGGGACGACATTTCCGCCCTGCGGAAGGTCTTTGAACGCAACAACGTGGTGCTCAGTGAAGACACGGATGCGGATATTTTTGCCCTGGAGGAAGACGAGCTTGAGGCTTCGGCCCAGGTGTTCCACGTCCGCGGCGGACGCATCCGCGGCCAGCGCGGCTGGGTCGTGGAAAAGGTGGAAGACAATGACACCGCCGACTTGGTGGAACACCTGATTCAGCAGGTCTACGGCGAGGCGAATTCCACCGACCGCATTCCGCGCCAGGTCCTGGTGCCGGTGCTGCCGCCCAACTCCGATGAGCTGGCCGAGTGGCTGGGCGGGCTGCGGGGGGCAAAGGTTGACATCCGGGTTCCGCAGCGCGGGGACAAGAAGGCCCTGATGGAAACCGTTGCCCGCAACGCCTCGGATGCGCTGCGGCTGCACAAGAGCCGCCGCGCCGGAGACATCACCACGCGGTCGGCGGCCCTGCAGGAGCTGCAGGAGGCACTGGATTTGCCGGTGGCCCTGCTGCGCATCGAGTGCTACGACATTTCGCACGTCTCCGGCACCAATGTGGTGGCGTCCATGGTGGTTGCCGAGGACGGACTTCCGAAAAAGTCGGACTACCGCAAATTCTCCATCACCGGCGACGCCGCACGGGATGACACCTCGGCGATGTACAACGTCATCTCCCGCCGGTTCCGCAACTACCTCGCCGAGAACGCGGACCCCGCAGCGGATCCGGATGCCCGGCCCGAAGTGCCGGCCGGCCTGCCCGCCGACCGCGCCGGAACCGATGTGCAGCCCCTGACGGACACCCTCACCGCGGCGCCGAAAGGCAAGTTCGCCTATCCGCCCAACCTGGTGGTGGTCGACGGCGGCCAGCCCCAGGTGGCCGCGGCTTCACGGGCGCTGGCGGACCTGGGCATCACGGATATCTACGTGGTGGGCCTGGCCAAGCGTCTTGAGGAGGTCTGGCTGCCGGACAGCGATTTCCCGGTCATTCTGCCGCGCGCCTCCGAAGCACTTTTTCTGCTCCAGCGCATCCGTGACGAAGCGCACCGCTTTGCCATCACGTTCCACCGGCAGAAACGGGCCAAGTCCATGACGGCGTCGCTGCTGGACGAGATTTCCGGGCTGGGGCCGGCCAAACGCACCGCACTGCTCAAGGAATTTGGTTCGGTCAAGAAACTCCGGGCTGCCTCCGTTGAGGACCTGCAGCGTGTTCCCGGAATCGGCCCGGCACTTGCCGCATCGGTGCACGCGCAGCTCACTGCGAAGACGGCCGAGGCGGACGCACCGGCCGTCAACATGACCACCGGCGAAATACTGGAAACTTAG
- a CDS encoding lysophospholipid acyltransferase family protein: MGVYDLTRASTRGLIASLCRPTVIGLENVPATGPFIVAANHLSFLDSVLTQALMPRPVAFFAKAEYFTGTGVKGAAMRTFFEGVGSIPVERGQQAASVAALKTLLDRLEDGSGIGIYPEGTRSRDGLLYRGRTGVGWLALTSGAPVVPVGLIGTENLQPAGKKWIKPQHFTMKVGRPLYFSKTGPDHALPARRQATDRVMDAIAELSGQERAGSYNQNKPEG; the protein is encoded by the coding sequence ATGGGAGTCTATGACCTCACCCGGGCGTCCACCCGCGGACTGATTGCCTCGCTGTGCCGGCCCACCGTGATTGGCCTGGAAAACGTGCCGGCAACGGGCCCCTTCATTGTCGCCGCCAACCATCTGTCCTTTTTGGACAGTGTCCTTACCCAGGCCCTGATGCCCCGGCCCGTGGCCTTCTTCGCCAAGGCTGAATACTTCACCGGAACGGGCGTCAAGGGCGCCGCCATGCGCACCTTCTTTGAAGGTGTGGGCTCCATTCCCGTGGAGCGCGGCCAGCAGGCAGCGTCAGTGGCAGCCCTGAAGACCCTGCTGGACCGCCTCGAGGACGGCTCCGGGATCGGCATCTATCCGGAGGGCACCCGGTCACGGGACGGACTGCTGTACCGCGGACGCACCGGCGTTGGCTGGCTGGCCCTGACCTCCGGAGCGCCCGTGGTGCCCGTGGGGCTCATCGGCACTGAAAACCTGCAGCCGGCCGGCAAGAAGTGGATTAAGCCGCAGCACTTCACCATGAAGGTGGGAAGACCGCTCTACTTCTCCAAGACCGGGCCGGACCATGCCCTGCCCGCCCGCCGGCAGGCGACGGACCGGGTCATGGACGCGATTGCGGAACTCAGCGGCCAGGAGCGCGCCGGCAGTTACAACCAGAACAAGCCTGAGGGGTAG
- a CDS encoding HAD hydrolase-like protein, with the protein MLFDLDGTLVDPAGSITGGISAALAAGGLPVPAAGDLERMVGPALVVSLRDIAGVPEERLAEVIARYRAGYQSEGMAQSRPYPGIRSVLEQLRASGYLLAVATQKPEPLAVELLRVQGLLDLFDSVHGSPADEQAAAGLDGKRTIIRAALIRHAGTFDSAVMVGDRMHDVHGAADNALDCIGVAWGFAGAGELEAEGAAAVVHSAGELLTELERFRAQEGTSAHGSL; encoded by the coding sequence GTGCTTTTTGACCTTGACGGAACCCTCGTGGATCCGGCCGGCAGCATCACCGGCGGCATCAGCGCCGCCCTTGCGGCCGGCGGACTTCCCGTTCCGGCAGCCGGGGACCTGGAGCGCATGGTAGGCCCGGCGCTGGTCGTTTCCCTCCGCGACATTGCCGGTGTTCCCGAAGAACGGCTGGCCGAGGTTATTGCCCGCTACCGGGCGGGCTACCAATCCGAGGGGATGGCGCAGAGCCGCCCCTATCCCGGGATCCGCAGCGTCCTGGAACAGCTGCGGGCATCCGGTTACCTGCTGGCCGTTGCCACGCAGAAACCTGAACCGCTTGCCGTTGAACTCCTTCGGGTACAGGGGCTTCTGGATCTCTTTGATTCCGTGCACGGCTCACCGGCCGATGAGCAGGCCGCGGCCGGCCTGGACGGTAAGCGGACGATCATCCGTGCCGCACTGATCCGCCACGCCGGGACATTCGACAGTGCCGTTATGGTGGGGGACCGGATGCACGATGTCCACGGTGCCGCTGACAATGCCCTGGACTGCATCGGTGTGGCCTGGGGCTTCGCCGGGGCTGGTGAGCTGGAAGCGGAAGGTGCTGCCGCCGTCGTGCACTCTGCCGGTGAACTGCTGACAGAGCTGGAGCGCTTCCGTGCGCAGGAAGGGACCAGCGCACATGGGAGTCTATGA